From Punica granatum isolate Tunisia-2019 unplaced genomic scaffold, ASM765513v2 Contig00003, whole genome shotgun sequence, a single genomic window includes:
- the LOC116189742 gene encoding nudix hydrolase 11-like isoform X1 has translation MDVAARSRRASDRLTALSRQLLDRPTPPLRSDLAINNSSINNGHETSPRAGGSSTGMVRAAVLVCLFEGDNGDLRVILIKRASTLSSHAGEVALPGGKREEGDANDVETALREAKEEIGLDASLLQVVTLLHPFVSVRGISVVPVVALLLDRKTYNPVPDPTEVELILDAPLEMFLKDKNRREEELQVRGHRCLLHFFDYETEDEKFVIFALTAAILTRTASVVYQKEPEFVVRSPKLWH, from the exons ATGGATGTTGCTGCCAGATCAAGGAGGGCCTCGGACAGGCTCACGGCCCTCTCACGCCAGCTCCTTGACCGGCCGACTCCGCCTCTTCGCTCTGACCTTGCAATCAACAACTCCTCAATAAACAACGGGCACGAAACAAGCCCCCGAGCCGGTGGATCCTCAACCGGCATGGTTCGAGCTGCCGTTCTGGTGTGCCTCTTTGAAGGTGACAACGGCGATCTGCGCGTTATCCTCATCAAACGGGCCTCCACGCTCTCTTCTCACGCTG GAGAAGTTGCATTGCCTGGTGGGAAAAGAGAGGAAGGGGATGCAAATGATGTGGAGACTGCTCTGAGAGAGGCCAAGGAGGAGATAGGATTGGATGCTTCCCTTCTTCAAGTCGTAACTCTTCTCCACCCATTCGTCTCCGTG CGTGGAATATCGGTGGTACCTGTAGTGGCTCTGCTCTTGGACCGGAAGACCTACAATCCGGTTCCAGACCCAACCGAAGTCGAGCTGATACTCGATGCTCCATTGGAAATGTTTCTCAAG GATAAGAACAGAAGAGAGGAGGAGCTGCAGGTGAGGGGGCATCGGTGTCTGCTCCATTTCTTCGACTATGAAACAGAGGATGAGAAATTTGTTATATTTGCTCTAACTGCTGCGATACTGACGAGGACTGCATCGGTAGTTTACCAGAAAGAACCTGAATTTGTAGTCAGGAGCCCCAAATTGTGGCATTAG
- the LOC116189742 gene encoding nudix hydrolase 11-like isoform X2: MHSLGFWAEIITHLDLGEVALPGGKREEGDANDVETALREAKEEIGLDASLLQVVTLLHPFVSVRGISVVPVVALLLDRKTYNPVPDPTEVELILDAPLEMFLKDKNRREEELQVRGHRCLLHFFDYETEDEKFVIFALTAAILTRTASVVYQKEPEFVVRSPKLWH; the protein is encoded by the exons ATGCACAGCCTAGGATTTTGGGCGGAGATTATCACTCATCTCGATCTAG GAGAAGTTGCATTGCCTGGTGGGAAAAGAGAGGAAGGGGATGCAAATGATGTGGAGACTGCTCTGAGAGAGGCCAAGGAGGAGATAGGATTGGATGCTTCCCTTCTTCAAGTCGTAACTCTTCTCCACCCATTCGTCTCCGTG CGTGGAATATCGGTGGTACCTGTAGTGGCTCTGCTCTTGGACCGGAAGACCTACAATCCGGTTCCAGACCCAACCGAAGTCGAGCTGATACTCGATGCTCCATTGGAAATGTTTCTCAAG GATAAGAACAGAAGAGAGGAGGAGCTGCAGGTGAGGGGGCATCGGTGTCTGCTCCATTTCTTCGACTATGAAACAGAGGATGAGAAATTTGTTATATTTGCTCTAACTGCTGCGATACTGACGAGGACTGCATCGGTAGTTTACCAGAAAGAACCTGAATTTGTAGTCAGGAGCCCCAAATTGTGGCATTAG